One genomic window of Punica granatum isolate Tunisia-2019 chromosome 1, ASM765513v2, whole genome shotgun sequence includes the following:
- the LOC116213841 gene encoding DNA-directed RNA polymerase IV subunit 1 isoform X1, with product MENDYYEEQQVPSGILTGIVFKVNPGSDTEKLAALTINAVNEVYDPRLGLPNPTYQCSTCGAKNLKGCEGHYGCIKFPCGILHPYFLAEVAKILNKICPGCKSIRQKRVKATATSENGAPVGCKYCLQGSSVFWYPPMKFRVPSSKDIFRKTSIIVEVRDKLPNNTRRKPYKADLAPDYWDILPKDGAPEDSSAKPYRRVLSPAQVHNLLTGVDLKFIQKLIPDIESLFLNCFPITPNCHRVTEVCHAFTYRHKVAFDNRTRAYRKLVDFRGSPNELGSRVLECLKTSKLNPDKLSSTESAFAQKKKNDSDFISSGLRWMKDVILGKRSNHCFRMVVVGNPNLKLSELGVPCYIAEKMQVAEILNRWNSETLKTSVDLSLLEKGKVFVRRRGDLVEIRRMTELEVGDMIYRPLSDGDTILINRPPSIHQHSLIALSVKVLPVHSCLSINPLCCSPLRGDFDGDCLHGYIPQSVEARVELKELAGLDKQLFNEQSGRNLLSFGQDSLLAAHLLLDSEVYLDQFQLQQLSMWASREPLPPAITIAPPLADKDGTRTWTGKQLFSMLLPRGFNWDHPSTNVHIMDGEILSSEGSTWLRDSDERNLIQKLVEHCQGRTLDFLHDAQEMLCEWLSMRGFSVALSDLYLSSDPHSRENMMEEVSFGLQEADETCNYRQLMVDTSRDFLAAIDDEENGQSIDIEPVRFCYEKQKSAILTQGSVESFRRVFRDIQNLAYKYASRDNSMLAMFKAGSKGNLLKVVQHSMCIGMQHSLVPLPFNFPHQLSCSSWNALEKFNMVQMLRDSQFPASFIPCAIVKNSFLSGLNPAECFVHSVTNRASSFSENAEVPGTLHRKLMFFLRDVYVSYDGTVRNSYGNQIVEFKYHVDKGSTKGEDKDHVVGIGGSPVGSASACAFSEAAYSALDQPISVLETSPLLNLKNVLECGSKKSKPNQTMSLFLSKKLGKRRHGFEYGALEVQDYLERRFFSDIVSTVMIIFTPANYKQKGLSPWVCHFHMSKDFLKKRGVTVNSIITSLRRRCNPTRPGSKANIPVLEITSDYCPEADKQTETHCITVSIVASTPLKVVEDMVIPFLLGTVVKGFLEIKKVDILWSERNTTPRFGPKSSGELYLRVSMFSRSDRMNLWNLLMDDCVDIMDAIDRTRSHPDNIADFSCIYGIDAGLKHFLNNLESAVSDTGKTVLPEHLLLVGNSLSTSGEFVSLNARGLARQREIASVSSPFSQACFSSPGTCFIKAAKAGAVDNLQGSLDALAWGKLPTLGTGELFDVVYSGKEHEITKPEDVYSLLKNTVSVKQSVKIDPPSNHYQLSEKFGVKFTPINENGAFKGLKKLEHISKSLRKFLSVNDVIKLSQTLRNILYKYPINHRVGDRDSSLLMMALYFHPNRDQKIGSGAKEIKVGHHSKHKDSRCFILVRNDGTIEDFSYHKCVHEALKIIAPLKAQNYQSKWLKHGDRGES from the exons ATGGAAAATGACTACTACGAGGAGCAGCAAGTTCCATCTGGCATTCTTACAGGCATAGTCTTCAAGGTTAATCCAGGATCAGATACG GAGAAATTAGCGGCTCTAACTATCAATGCAGTTAACGAGGTTTATGATCCTCGACTGGGACTTCCCAATCCTACTTATCAGTGCTCCACATGTGGTGCCAAAAATCTGAAAGGCTGTGAAG GTCACTATGGTTGCATCAAGTTCCCTTGTGGAATACTACACCCGTATTTTCTAGCGGAAGTTGCAAAGATCTTGAATAAAATTTGTCCAGGATGTAAATCGATTAGGCAAAAGCGGGTTAAG GCCACTGCAACATCGGAAAATGGTGCACCTGTGGGTTGCAAGTACTGTCTT CAGGGAAGCTCGGTATTTTGGTATCCGCCGATGAAGTTTAGAGTTCCTTCTTCGAAGGATATTTTCAGGAAAACTTCCATAATAGTGGAAGTAAGAGATAAGCTACCAAACAACACCAGAAGGAAGCCATACAAGGCAGATTTGGCTCCGGATTATTGGGATATTTTACCTAAAGATGGAGCACCAGAAGACTCTTCGGCTAAACCATACAGAAGAGTTTTATCACCTGCCCAG GTCCATAATTTGTTGACTGGGGTCGATTTGAAATTCATCCAGAAATTGATCCCTGACATAGAGTCGTTATTCCTCAACTGTTTCCCGATAACTCCGAACTGCCATCGGGTTACAGAAGTTTGTCATGCATTTACTTATCGACATAAAGTGGCCTTT GACAATCGAACAAGGGCATACAGGAAATTGGTCGATTTCCGAGGATCGCCTAATGAGTTAGGATCTCGTGTCCTTGAATGTCTGAAAACATCCAAG CTCAACCCGGACAAGCTTTCAAGCACCGAGTCTGCTTTTGcacagaagaagaaaaacgACTCTGACTTCATCTCCTCAGGCTTGAGGTGGATGAAGGATGTAATACTTGGGAAGCGAAGCAACCATTGTTTTCGGATGGTTGTTGTGGGCAACCCCAATCTTAAGTTAAGTGAACTCGGTGTCCCTTGTTATATTGCTGAGAAAATGCAAGTTGCTGAGATTTTAAATAGATGGAATTCAGAAACTCTCAAGACTAGTGTTGATCTCTCTCTGCTCGAGAAGGGCAAAGTTTTTGTCCGAAGGAGAGGGGATCTTGTGGAGATCCGTCGGATGACAGAGCTAGAAGTAGGAGACATGATATATCGACCATTAAGCGACGGTGATACCATCCTCATAAACAGGCCCCCTTCGATCCACCAGCATTCCCTTATTGCTCTGTCCGTCAAGGTTTTACCTGTGCATTCTTGTCTTTCCATCAACCCGCTCTGTTGCTCCCCTCTCCGGGGAGATTTTGATGGAGATTGCCTGCATGGGTATATTCCCCAGTCAGTAGAAGCTCGAGTCGAGCTCAAGGAGCTTGCAGGCCTTGATAAGCAGCTCTTCAATGAGCAAAGTGGGCGGAACTTGCTTAGTTTTGGCCAAGATAGTCTGCTTGCTGCTCATCTACTTTTGGATAGTGAAGTATACCTGGATCAATTTCAGTTACAGCAGCTCAGCATGTGGGCCTCCCGTGAGCCGCTTCCTCCCGCGATCACGATAGCGCCTCCTTTAGCAGATAAGGATGGCACTAGGACTTGGACAGGAAAGCAACTCTTCAGCATGCTCCTGCCTAGGGGATTCAACTGGGACCATCCATCAACCAATGTCCATATTATGGACGGAGAGATATTGTCTTCTGAGGGGTCCACTTGGTTACGGGATTCTGATGAACGAAACCTCATCCAGAAGTTAGTCGAGCATTGTCAGGGCAGGACCCTCGACTTCCTGCATGATGCACAGGAAATGCTCTGCGAGTGGCTTTCCATGAGGGGCTTCAGCGTCGCCTTATCGGACTTGTACCTTTCATCTGATCCCCATTCAAGGGAAAACATGATGGAAGAAGTCTCATTTGGGTTGCAGGAAGCAGATGAGACTTGTAACTATAGGCAGCTAATGGTGGACACTTCTCGAGATTTTCTTGCCGCGATTGATGATGAAGAGAACGGACAGAGCATTGATATTGAGCCAGTCCGCTTCTGCTATGAGAAGCAAAAGTCGGCCATCCTCACTCAAGGATCTGTTGAGTCTTTTAGAAGGGTCTTCCGCGATATTCAGAATTTGGCCTACAAGTATGCCAGCAGAGATAATTCCATGTTGGCCATGTTTAAAGCAGGCAGCAAGGGAAACCTTCTTAAGGTTGTCCAGCACAGCATGTGCATTGGTATGCAACATTCTCTGGTCCCGTTGCCCTTCAATTTCCCCCATCAACTCTCCTGTTCTTCGTGGAACGCACTcgagaaatttaatatggttcAGATGCTTCGAGACTCTCAGTTTCCTGCATCTTTCATCCCATGCGCTATAGTCAAGAACTCCTTTCTCAGCGGGTTGAACCCAGCAGAGTGTTTCGTTCATTCTGTCACGAACAGGGCATCTTCCTTCAGTGAGAATGCTGAGGTTCCTGGAACCTTGCATAGGAAACTTATGTTCTTTCTTCGGGACGTTTATGTTTCATATGATGGGACAGTAAGGAACTCATACGGGAATCAAATAGTGGAGTTCAAGTACCATGTTGATAAGGGTAGCACAAAGGGAGAAGATAAAGATCATGTTGTGGGGATTGGAGGCAGCCCTGTTGGGTCTGCATCAGCTTGCGCATTCTCTGAGGCTGCTTATAGTGCTCTGGACCAGCCAATCAGTGTGCTCGAAACTTCTCCTCTGCTGAACCTGAAg AATGTACTGGAATGTGGTTCAAAGAAAAGTAAGCCCAACCAGACTATGTCTCTCTTCTTGTCCAAGAAGCTTGGGAAACGCAGGCACGGATTTGAATATGGAGCCTTAGAAGTGCAGGATTACTTGGAGAGACGATTCTTTTCTGATATTGTGTCCACTGTTATGATCAT CTTCACTCCAGCGAACTACAAGCAGAAAGGTTTGAGTCCTTGGGTGTGCCATTTTCATATGAGCAAG GATTTCCTGAAGAAGAGAGGGGTAACAGTGAATTCCATCATCACGTCTCTTCGGAGGAGATGCAACCCTACAAGACCTGGATCAAAAGCTAATATCCCTGTCTTGGAGATAACAAGCGA CTATTGTCCGGAAGCGGATAAACAGACGGAAACCCATTGCATCACTGTCTCTATAGTTGCTTCCACACCTCTGAAAGTAGTTGAAGACATGGTGATACCCTTCCTTCTTGGAACAGTCGTAAAAG GATTCTTGGAGATTAAGAAGGTGGACATCTTGTGGAGTGAAAGAAATACTACCCCGAGATTTGGTCCCAAATCTTCTGGTGAACTGTATTTGCGGGTGTCGATGTTCTCACGCTCTGATCGGATGAACCTATGGAACTTGCTTATGGATGACTGTGTTGACATCATGGATGCAATTGACAGGACTCGCAGTCACCCCGATAACATCGCCGACTTCTCCTGTATATATGGGATTGATGCAGGGCTGAAACATTTCCTCAAC AATCTGGAGTCTGCGGTTTCTGACACTGGAAAGACCGTACTTCCGGAGCATTTGCTTCTTGTTGGCAACTCTTTATCAACAAGTGGAGAGTTCGTCAGCTTAAATGCAAGGGGACTGGCTCGTCAAAGAGAGATAGCCTCCGTTTCATCACCCTTCTCTCAAGCATGCTTCTCG AGTCCTGGGACATGCTTCATCAAGGCAGCAAAGGCAGGAGCAGTAGACAACCTCCAAGGGAGCCTTGACGCCTTGGCTTGGGGAAAGCTTCCCACGCTTGGAACGGGCGAACTATTTGATGTAGTATATTCCGGAAAG GAGCATGAGATCACGAAGCCCGAAGACGTGTACAGTCTGTTGAAGAACACAGTTTCGGTGAAGCAGAGTGTGAAGATAGACCCACCCAGTAACCACTATCAGCTGTCAGAAAAATTTGGTGTGAAGTTCACCCCCATAAACGAGAATGGTGCCTTTAAAGGACTGAAGAAACTTGAGCACATATCCAAGTCTCTCAGAAAATTCTTGAGTGTGAACGATGTCATCAAGCTGTCTCAAACGCTGAGGAACATATTATACAA GTACCCTATCAATCACCGAGTAGGTGACCGTGACAGCTCGCTCCTGATGATGGCTTTGTACTTTCACCCCAACAGAGACCAGAAGATCGGATCTGGAGCAAAGGAGATAAAG GTTGGCCACCACTCCAAGCACAAGGACTCCCGGTGCTTCATACTGGTCAGGAACGATGGCACGATCGAGGACTTCTCGTACCACAAGTGCGTCCATGAAGCGCTCAAGATAATCGCTCCCCTCAAAGCACAGAACTACCAATCCAAGTGGCTGAAGCACGGCGACCGTGGAGAGAGCTAA
- the LOC116213841 gene encoding DNA-directed RNA polymerase IV subunit 1 isoform X3, translating to MKFRVPSSKDIFRKTSIIVEVRDKLPNNTRRKPYKADLAPDYWDILPKDGAPEDSSAKPYRRVLSPAQVHNLLTGVDLKFIQKLIPDIESLFLNCFPITPNCHRVTEVCHAFTYRHKVAFDNRTRAYRKLVDFRGSPNELGSRVLECLKTSKLNPDKLSSTESAFAQKKKNDSDFISSGLRWMKDVILGKRSNHCFRMVVVGNPNLKLSELGVPCYIAEKMQVAEILNRWNSETLKTSVDLSLLEKGKVFVRRRGDLVEIRRMTELEVGDMIYRPLSDGDTILINRPPSIHQHSLIALSVKVLPVHSCLSINPLCCSPLRGDFDGDCLHGYIPQSVEARVELKELAGLDKQLFNEQSGRNLLSFGQDSLLAAHLLLDSEVYLDQFQLQQLSMWASREPLPPAITIAPPLADKDGTRTWTGKQLFSMLLPRGFNWDHPSTNVHIMDGEILSSEGSTWLRDSDERNLIQKLVEHCQGRTLDFLHDAQEMLCEWLSMRGFSVALSDLYLSSDPHSRENMMEEVSFGLQEADETCNYRQLMVDTSRDFLAAIDDEENGQSIDIEPVRFCYEKQKSAILTQGSVESFRRVFRDIQNLAYKYASRDNSMLAMFKAGSKGNLLKVVQHSMCIGMQHSLVPLPFNFPHQLSCSSWNALEKFNMVQMLRDSQFPASFIPCAIVKNSFLSGLNPAECFVHSVTNRASSFSENAEVPGTLHRKLMFFLRDVYVSYDGTVRNSYGNQIVEFKYHVDKGSTKGEDKDHVVGIGGSPVGSASACAFSEAAYSALDQPISVLETSPLLNLKNVLECGSKKSKPNQTMSLFLSKKLGKRRHGFEYGALEVQDYLERRFFSDIVSTVMIIFTPANYKQKGLSPWVCHFHMSKDFLKKRGVTVNSIITSLRRRCNPTRPGSKANIPVLEITSDYCPEADKQTETHCITVSIVASTPLKVVEDMVIPFLLGTVVKGFLEIKKVDILWSERNTTPRFGPKSSGELYLRVSMFSRSDRMNLWNLLMDDCVDIMDAIDRTRSHPDNIADFSCIYGIDAGLKHFLNNLESAVSDTGKTVLPEHLLLVGNSLSTSGEFVSLNARGLARQREIASVSSPFSQACFSSPGTCFIKAAKAGAVDNLQGSLDALAWGKLPTLGTGELFDVVYSGKEHEITKPEDVYSLLKNTVSVKQSVKIDPPSNHYQLSEKFGVKFTPINENGAFKGLKKLEHISKSLRKFLSVNDVIKLSQTLRNILYKYPINHRVGDRDSSLLMMALYFHPNRDQKIGSGAKEIKVGHHSKHKDSRCFILVRNDGTIEDFSYHKCVHEALKIIAPLKAQNYQSKWLKHGDRGES from the exons ATGAAGTTTAGAGTTCCTTCTTCGAAGGATATTTTCAGGAAAACTTCCATAATAGTGGAAGTAAGAGATAAGCTACCAAACAACACCAGAAGGAAGCCATACAAGGCAGATTTGGCTCCGGATTATTGGGATATTTTACCTAAAGATGGAGCACCAGAAGACTCTTCGGCTAAACCATACAGAAGAGTTTTATCACCTGCCCAG GTCCATAATTTGTTGACTGGGGTCGATTTGAAATTCATCCAGAAATTGATCCCTGACATAGAGTCGTTATTCCTCAACTGTTTCCCGATAACTCCGAACTGCCATCGGGTTACAGAAGTTTGTCATGCATTTACTTATCGACATAAAGTGGCCTTT GACAATCGAACAAGGGCATACAGGAAATTGGTCGATTTCCGAGGATCGCCTAATGAGTTAGGATCTCGTGTCCTTGAATGTCTGAAAACATCCAAG CTCAACCCGGACAAGCTTTCAAGCACCGAGTCTGCTTTTGcacagaagaagaaaaacgACTCTGACTTCATCTCCTCAGGCTTGAGGTGGATGAAGGATGTAATACTTGGGAAGCGAAGCAACCATTGTTTTCGGATGGTTGTTGTGGGCAACCCCAATCTTAAGTTAAGTGAACTCGGTGTCCCTTGTTATATTGCTGAGAAAATGCAAGTTGCTGAGATTTTAAATAGATGGAATTCAGAAACTCTCAAGACTAGTGTTGATCTCTCTCTGCTCGAGAAGGGCAAAGTTTTTGTCCGAAGGAGAGGGGATCTTGTGGAGATCCGTCGGATGACAGAGCTAGAAGTAGGAGACATGATATATCGACCATTAAGCGACGGTGATACCATCCTCATAAACAGGCCCCCTTCGATCCACCAGCATTCCCTTATTGCTCTGTCCGTCAAGGTTTTACCTGTGCATTCTTGTCTTTCCATCAACCCGCTCTGTTGCTCCCCTCTCCGGGGAGATTTTGATGGAGATTGCCTGCATGGGTATATTCCCCAGTCAGTAGAAGCTCGAGTCGAGCTCAAGGAGCTTGCAGGCCTTGATAAGCAGCTCTTCAATGAGCAAAGTGGGCGGAACTTGCTTAGTTTTGGCCAAGATAGTCTGCTTGCTGCTCATCTACTTTTGGATAGTGAAGTATACCTGGATCAATTTCAGTTACAGCAGCTCAGCATGTGGGCCTCCCGTGAGCCGCTTCCTCCCGCGATCACGATAGCGCCTCCTTTAGCAGATAAGGATGGCACTAGGACTTGGACAGGAAAGCAACTCTTCAGCATGCTCCTGCCTAGGGGATTCAACTGGGACCATCCATCAACCAATGTCCATATTATGGACGGAGAGATATTGTCTTCTGAGGGGTCCACTTGGTTACGGGATTCTGATGAACGAAACCTCATCCAGAAGTTAGTCGAGCATTGTCAGGGCAGGACCCTCGACTTCCTGCATGATGCACAGGAAATGCTCTGCGAGTGGCTTTCCATGAGGGGCTTCAGCGTCGCCTTATCGGACTTGTACCTTTCATCTGATCCCCATTCAAGGGAAAACATGATGGAAGAAGTCTCATTTGGGTTGCAGGAAGCAGATGAGACTTGTAACTATAGGCAGCTAATGGTGGACACTTCTCGAGATTTTCTTGCCGCGATTGATGATGAAGAGAACGGACAGAGCATTGATATTGAGCCAGTCCGCTTCTGCTATGAGAAGCAAAAGTCGGCCATCCTCACTCAAGGATCTGTTGAGTCTTTTAGAAGGGTCTTCCGCGATATTCAGAATTTGGCCTACAAGTATGCCAGCAGAGATAATTCCATGTTGGCCATGTTTAAAGCAGGCAGCAAGGGAAACCTTCTTAAGGTTGTCCAGCACAGCATGTGCATTGGTATGCAACATTCTCTGGTCCCGTTGCCCTTCAATTTCCCCCATCAACTCTCCTGTTCTTCGTGGAACGCACTcgagaaatttaatatggttcAGATGCTTCGAGACTCTCAGTTTCCTGCATCTTTCATCCCATGCGCTATAGTCAAGAACTCCTTTCTCAGCGGGTTGAACCCAGCAGAGTGTTTCGTTCATTCTGTCACGAACAGGGCATCTTCCTTCAGTGAGAATGCTGAGGTTCCTGGAACCTTGCATAGGAAACTTATGTTCTTTCTTCGGGACGTTTATGTTTCATATGATGGGACAGTAAGGAACTCATACGGGAATCAAATAGTGGAGTTCAAGTACCATGTTGATAAGGGTAGCACAAAGGGAGAAGATAAAGATCATGTTGTGGGGATTGGAGGCAGCCCTGTTGGGTCTGCATCAGCTTGCGCATTCTCTGAGGCTGCTTATAGTGCTCTGGACCAGCCAATCAGTGTGCTCGAAACTTCTCCTCTGCTGAACCTGAAg AATGTACTGGAATGTGGTTCAAAGAAAAGTAAGCCCAACCAGACTATGTCTCTCTTCTTGTCCAAGAAGCTTGGGAAACGCAGGCACGGATTTGAATATGGAGCCTTAGAAGTGCAGGATTACTTGGAGAGACGATTCTTTTCTGATATTGTGTCCACTGTTATGATCAT CTTCACTCCAGCGAACTACAAGCAGAAAGGTTTGAGTCCTTGGGTGTGCCATTTTCATATGAGCAAG GATTTCCTGAAGAAGAGAGGGGTAACAGTGAATTCCATCATCACGTCTCTTCGGAGGAGATGCAACCCTACAAGACCTGGATCAAAAGCTAATATCCCTGTCTTGGAGATAACAAGCGA CTATTGTCCGGAAGCGGATAAACAGACGGAAACCCATTGCATCACTGTCTCTATAGTTGCTTCCACACCTCTGAAAGTAGTTGAAGACATGGTGATACCCTTCCTTCTTGGAACAGTCGTAAAAG GATTCTTGGAGATTAAGAAGGTGGACATCTTGTGGAGTGAAAGAAATACTACCCCGAGATTTGGTCCCAAATCTTCTGGTGAACTGTATTTGCGGGTGTCGATGTTCTCACGCTCTGATCGGATGAACCTATGGAACTTGCTTATGGATGACTGTGTTGACATCATGGATGCAATTGACAGGACTCGCAGTCACCCCGATAACATCGCCGACTTCTCCTGTATATATGGGATTGATGCAGGGCTGAAACATTTCCTCAAC AATCTGGAGTCTGCGGTTTCTGACACTGGAAAGACCGTACTTCCGGAGCATTTGCTTCTTGTTGGCAACTCTTTATCAACAAGTGGAGAGTTCGTCAGCTTAAATGCAAGGGGACTGGCTCGTCAAAGAGAGATAGCCTCCGTTTCATCACCCTTCTCTCAAGCATGCTTCTCG AGTCCTGGGACATGCTTCATCAAGGCAGCAAAGGCAGGAGCAGTAGACAACCTCCAAGGGAGCCTTGACGCCTTGGCTTGGGGAAAGCTTCCCACGCTTGGAACGGGCGAACTATTTGATGTAGTATATTCCGGAAAG GAGCATGAGATCACGAAGCCCGAAGACGTGTACAGTCTGTTGAAGAACACAGTTTCGGTGAAGCAGAGTGTGAAGATAGACCCACCCAGTAACCACTATCAGCTGTCAGAAAAATTTGGTGTGAAGTTCACCCCCATAAACGAGAATGGTGCCTTTAAAGGACTGAAGAAACTTGAGCACATATCCAAGTCTCTCAGAAAATTCTTGAGTGTGAACGATGTCATCAAGCTGTCTCAAACGCTGAGGAACATATTATACAA GTACCCTATCAATCACCGAGTAGGTGACCGTGACAGCTCGCTCCTGATGATGGCTTTGTACTTTCACCCCAACAGAGACCAGAAGATCGGATCTGGAGCAAAGGAGATAAAG GTTGGCCACCACTCCAAGCACAAGGACTCCCGGTGCTTCATACTGGTCAGGAACGATGGCACGATCGAGGACTTCTCGTACCACAAGTGCGTCCATGAAGCGCTCAAGATAATCGCTCCCCTCAAAGCACAGAACTACCAATCCAAGTGGCTGAAGCACGGCGACCGTGGAGAGAGCTAA